CGCATGTCGATGGGCGGCGACTCGTCGCTCAACGCGCCGATGCGGGAGGATGGCGAGGGCAGCTGGCAGGATTGGCTGGTCGACAATGACCCGCTCCAGGACGAGCGGCTGGCCGAGAGCGAGGAGAAGACCGTCCGCCACGACCTGCTGGTCGAGGCGATGGACGATCTCAACGATCGCGAGAAGCACATCCTGGCGGAGCGCCGGCTGGCCGACGACCCCAAGACGCTGGAAGAGCTCTCCCAGGTCTATGGCGTCTCGCGCGAGCGGGTCCGCCAGATCGAGGTCCGCGCGTTCGACAAGCTCCAGAAGGCGATGATCCGGCTGGCCGGCGGCAAGGGACTGCTGCCCGCAATGGCCTGATCCAGCCATCGGTATGGACGATGCAAAAGGGCGTCCCGCGACAAGCGGGGCGCCCTTTTCTCTTGGCCCGGCTATTGGGCTGCCATTGGCATGAACGCACCACTCTTTGATCGTCATCCCGAACTTGATCCGGGATCCAGAGCTACCATCGCCGGTGCCCGAGGCTCTGGATCCTGACTGTCGTCAGGATGATGGGAAGTGGTGGAGAGGCGATAGTCAGGTCTCGGGGCAGCAAGAGCTATAGCTGCCGTCCCGAAAACGATGCAGTATCGGGAATTGCAACCATCGGCCGGTTGCCGTAGAATGATCATGTTCTCGGGAGTTTTTCGAAATGATCCAGCGTCACCGCTAAAGCGGGAGGGCACACGCGAGCGGAGTGATCCGCCGACTGGACTCTGGTTTCGAGAACATCATGCAAAGATTGAATAACAAGACGTGCGTCGTCACTGGCGCGGCGCGTGGCATCGGCCGCGCTATTGCGGCCCGCTTCCATGACGAAGGCGCCATCGTCACCGACATAGATGAAGCGACAGGGGCGGCTACTGCGGCCGAGATCGGGTGTCGGTTCGAACCACTCGACGTGCGCGAGGAAGACCATTGGGTTCGGTTGGCCGGCGTCGTTCCGGTTGCCGACGTGGTGGTGAACAATGCCGGCGTGACCGGCTTTGAGACGGGCATGACTCCGCACGATCCGGAACACGCCAGCCTGGCGGATTGGCGCGAGGTCCACCGCGTCAACCTCGACGGAACGTTCCTCGGCTGTCGCTATGCCATCGGCGCGATGAAGAACGCAGGAAATGGCTCGATAATCAACATATCGTCGCGCTCGGGCTTGGTCGGCATCCCCGGCGCGGCAGCCTATGCTTCGTCCAAGGCAGCGATCCGTAACCACAGCAAAACGGTCGCGCTTTACTGCGCGCAGCAAGGTTGGAGGATACGCTGCAACTCGATCCACCCGGCGGCGATCCTCACGCCGATCTGGGAGCCGATGTTAGGAACTGGTCCCGATCGGGACGCCAAGGTTCAGGCGCTCGTCGCGGACACACCGCTCAAGCGGTTCGGGATGCCTGATGAAGTCGCGGCCATTGCCGTAACCCTTGCCTCGGACGAAGCGACCTATGTCACCGGCACGGAGGTCAACATCGACGGCGGGTTGCTTGCCGGGTCTGCTGCTTCACCCGGTTAAGCTCATTGGTGGCCATGGTCGATCACGCCCACCGCCCTTCCCGGAAAGAACGCCCGGCGGGAAGTGCGGACCGGGACTGCTACAAGTGCCCGAACCGACCGGTTTCGGGGAGCTGTCGCCATCCGCTGAGCGGCCGAGAATGGGGCGAAACCCGTCATCCGGCTTTCCATCGAGGCAGATAATCTCCGCCACTGCGGGGCCGGATCCGTTCGATCGTTCGCTGGCCGGCGACAAGGCCGCCGAACACGCCACCCCCGCCAGCCCTCTTCCAAAGTAGGATTTCGTCTGTCACGGTCCTGGTGAGTGGGGATGCGACCGGTGCAGGCCTCGCCGTCGCAGGAGTTATTTTCTTGGCTTTTCCGTTGTCGATTTCGCCCACTTCGCACGGCGGACGCTGACCATGGACGGCGCACCTGTCAGCACCAGCCCCGCCCCGCCCCGCCGCCGCGTCACCCTCGGCCGCCTGGTCCGCTGGCTGTTCAAGGCGCTCCTGTGGTTCGTCGGGCTGTCGGTGCTGTGGGTCGCGATCTACCGCTTCGTGCCGCCGCCCGTCACCGTCACCATGCTGACCAACGCGCTCGACGGGCGCGGGATCAGCAAGGACTGGATGCCGCTCGCCAGGATCGATCCCAACATGGCGCGGGCCGCGATCGGCGCCGAGGATTCGCGCTTCTGCTATCATCACGGCTTCGATTTCACCGCGATCCAGAAGGCGATGGCGCATAATGAGGACAGCAAGCGCATCCGCGGCGGATCGACGATCAGCCAGCAGACCGCCAAGAACGTCTTCCTCTGGCAGGGCCGCTCCTATGTCCGCAAGGGGCTGGAGGCGTGGTTCACCGTCCTGATCGAGGCGATCTGGGGCAAGCACCGGATCATGGAGATGTATCTGAACGTCGCCGAGACCGGGATCGGCACCTATGGCGTCAATGCCGGTTCGATGCGCTATTTCCACCATGACGCGAGCCATATGTCGGCCACCGAGGCCGCGCGGATCGCCGCCATCCTACCGCTGCCCAAGGTGCGTGGCGCGGTGGCGCCGGTCGGCTATGTCCGCCGCTACGGCAACCGTATCGCGGCGCGCATCGCTACGGTAAGATCGGGCGGATATGATAGCTGCCTGCGCTAGACGGGCAGCGACACTTGGGAGAAGAGCCGTGAAACCTCGTCACCTTCTGCTCGCGACCCTGGCCACGCTGATGCTGCCGGCGGCCACGCTGTCGACGCCACCGCTCTATCTCGCGGCCGTCTCCGATCCGGGCCGCCCGGCCGCGGACAAGGCCCGCGATGCCGACCGCAAGCCCGCCGACATGCTCGCCTTCGCCAAGGTGAGGCCGGGGCAGACCGTGGTCGATTACATCCCGAGCAAGGGCTATTTCACCCGCCTGTTCAGTGCCGCCGTCGGCCCCAAAGGCAAGGTCTATGCGGTGACGCCGCAGCTGATGCTCGATCTGTTCGCCAAGGGCGGCCATCCGGCGCCGCCGTCGGTCACCACCGAACCGGGGCGCGGCAATGTTCAGGATGCGGTGGCCAAGGATGGTTCGCTCGGCGTGCCCGACGCCACCGTCGATCTCGTCTGGACCGCGCAGAATTACCACGACATCCACATCTTCGCCGGGGCGGACGGCGCGGCGCAGCTCAACAAGGCGGCGTTCGCGGCGCTGAAGCCCGGCGGGCTGTACGTGGTGCTCGATCACGCCGCCCAGCCCGGCCTCGACGATGCCGGCATGAAGACGCTGCACCGGATCGACGAGGCGCTGGTGAAGAAGGAGGTGCTGGCCGCCGGTTTCGTCGCCGATGGCGAAAGCGATGCCCTGCGCAACCCGGCCGATCCGCACAGCGCCAACGTGTTCGATCCGTCGATCCGGGGAAAGACGGACCAGTTCATCCTGCGCTTCAGAAAACCGAAATAAGCACCTGAATCAGCAGGAGATCAGAAGGGTAGCTTGAAGCCGGGCGGGAGCGGCATACCGGCGGTCATCTTGCCCATCTCCTGCTGGCTGACGACATCCGCCTTGGTGCGGGCATCGTTGAAGGCGGCGGCGATCAGGTCTTCGAGCATCTGTTTCTCGGACGGATTCAGCAGGCTCTCGTCGATGTCGATGCCGGTGACGCGACCCTTGGCGGTGGCCTGGACCTTGACCAGCCCGCCGCCGGCCGCACCTTCGACCTGGACCTGATCCAGCGTGTCCTGCGCCTTGCTCAGCTGGTCCTGCACATTCTGCGCGGCCTTCATGAGTTCTTCGATGTTCATGCGATACTCCGTTGATCGTCTTCGATAAGTTCGGCGCCGGGGAAGGCGGCGAACACCGCCGCGACCACCGGGCTCTCGCGAATGGCGCGATCCTCGTCCGCCTTGGCGGCGAGTTCCTGCTCGCGCAAGGTTGGCGCGCCGGGCTGGTCGCTCATCACCACCTTCCAGCCGATCGGCGCGATATCGTCCAGCGCCTTGGCGACATGGCCGTCGATCGGGCGGCGGGGGCACAGCTCCAGCTCGGGCGGCGCGTAACGGATCACGCTGGCATAATCGTGGAGCTGCTGCGCGAGATGGGCATGGCGGCCGGACACCGCCTCCACCAAAGCGGCGAAGCTCTCGGGCGCACGCACGACGGGGGGAGCCGGCGCAACCGCTACCACGCTCGCGCTCGGGCCTGACCCGCCGGCCGCCGGCGCCACCGGCGGCGCGGCATCCAGCGCCGGCATCGGCTCGCCCGATTGCAGGCGCCGCAGCAACTCGCCGGGATCGGGCAGCGAACTGGCATGGACGACGCGGAGCAGCGCCATCTCGGCGGCCTCCATCGGCATCGCCGTGGTCTCGACCTCGCTCAGCCCCTTGAGCAGCAGCTGCCACAGCCGGTGGAGCGTCGCATGGCCGAGCTTGCCGGCCCATGCGTCCAGCGCCTGCCGTTCCTCGACCGACTGCGCCGGATCGGGCACGCCGCCGGCCTTGGCCCGCGTGATGCCATGGACCGCCTCCAGCAGCCCGCGGAACAGCGCAGCGGGCTCGACGCCCAGCACATGTTGCTCGGCCAGCGCCGCCAGCACCGCCGGGGCATCGCCGGACAGCAGCAGCGCGAACAGCCGCCGCACCGCGCCGCGGTCGGACAGGCCGAGCATCTCGCGCACCTGCGCGGCCGAGACGCCGGAGGCCTCGGCGCCGGCGTGGGCGATGGCCTGATCGAGGATCGACAGCCCGTCGCGCGCGCTCCCTTCGGCGGCGCGTGCGATCAGCGCCAGCGCCTCGGGCTCGGCCGCAACCTCCTCCGCTTCCACGACATGGGCGAAATGCTGGGCGAGCAGCTCCGCCGAGATCCGCCGCAGGTCGAAGCGCTGGCAGCGCGACAGCACCGTGATCGGCACCTTGTTCACTTCGGTGGTCGCGAACAAAAACTTAACGTGCGCAGGGGGTTCCTCGAGCGTCTTCAAAAGCGCGTTGAACGCATTCTTCGACAGCATGTGGACTTCGTCGATGATGTAGATCTTGTAGCGCGCCGAGACCGCCGCATAGCGCACCGCCTCGATGATCTCGCGCACGTCATCGACGCCGGTGTGGGAGGCGGCGTCCATCTCGACCACGTCGATATGGCGCCCCTCGGCGATCGCCTTGCACGGCTCGCAGACGCCGCAGGGATCGATCGTCGGGCCGCCCTGCCCGTCCTCGCCGATGCAGTTCAGCGCCTTGGCGATCAGCCGCGCGGTGGAGGTCTTCCCCACCCCGCGCACGCCGGTCATCAGAAAGGCATGGGCCAGCCGCCCGCGCCGGATCGCATTGCCCAGCGTCTGCACCATCGCATCCTGCCCGATGAGCTGGTCGAAACGCTGCGGCCGGTATTTGCGCGCGAGCACGCGATAGGGTGCGGATTCTGTCATCGCCGCCAATCTAGTCGCCGACCTCGCCACATGCCAGCCGGCGAATCCGTTCCGGCATCACGCGCCACGCGAAATCCACCGCCATTCCCGGACAGGAGGACGGATAAGGATGCTGCGGACTATGGTGAGGGTGGGAGCCGGAACGACCCGACGAGAAATCGTTGTGGCTGCTTCCTTCCGGACCTGACCAAGTTGGCGACGACGTCGTCCGCCCGACTCCCGGCGCGCCCAATAAGCGAGGCGGGGCGGGCTGGCAAGGGTCTGGCAGCGGAGTGCCGCGCGGCCTATCGTGGCGGCCATGACCCGCCGCATCGCATCCTGCTCCTGTGGAGCGCTGACCGTCGCCTGCGAGGGCGAGCCGGTCCGGGTGTCGGTGTGCCATTGCCTCCACTGCCAGCGCCGTTCGGGCAGCAGCTTCGCGGCGCAGGCGCGCTTCGACGAGGCGCACGTCGCGTTCGCCGGGCCGTGGCGTGAATGGGTGCGCACCAACGACGATGGCGGCCATGCCCGCCATCGCTTCTGCCCCGATTGCGGATCGACCGTGGCCTATACACTCGATCGCGATCCGGGCGTGGTGGCGATCGCGATCGGTGCGTTCGCCGACCCGGCTTTTCCGGCGCCGGAATATTCGGTCTACGAAGAGCGCAAGCATCGCTGGGTGGCGACCCTCGGCGAGAGCATCGATCACTTCGACTGAACGGTTCGCAATGGGGCTCAGCGCCCGGTCATGTTCCGCGCCGCGCCCGGCATCCGCACCGTCAGGCTGCCCAGCGCATCGGTCAGCCAGATCTGGCAGGCGAGACGCGAGGTGCGGGTGACGTGCGCGGCGAGATCGAGCAGGTCTTCTTCCATCTCGGAGGCGGGTGGCAGCTGCGCGAAATCCTCCGCCGCCACCACGACATGGCAGGTCGAGCAGGCCATCTGGCCCTCGCACGTCCCTTCGAGCGGCTGGTCGGCCGCCTGGGCCACGTCGAGCAGACGCTCGCCGGCCGGCGCTTCGACCTCGGCCGAGAGGTCGCCAGCCGCATCGAGAAAGCGGACGCGGGTCATGGCAGCGCGCGCTGGCGGTCGGCCGCTTCACAGATCATCGTCATCGCCGTCTCGATCTCCCCTGATGTCGTATAGCGGCCGAAGCCGAGCCTGATGCTGGACCGGGCCTCGGCAGACGCCAGCCCGATCGCCTCCAGCACATGGCTCGGCCGCCCCGATCCGCTGGCACAGGCGGAGCCGGCCGAAAAGGCGATATCGCGCAGATCGGCCATCAGCCGCGATACGTCGAGGCCCTCGCGGCGGACGTTAAGGTTGCCGTGCCAGCGTTGATCCGCCGATCCGTTCAGCATCCAACCATCGAGCAGGCCCCTCGCCTGATGCCACAAGGTTTCGACATGCGCCGCATCGGCCGCGATCCGATCGAACGCCAGCGCTGCCGCCGCACCGAATCCGGCACAGAGCGCCGGCGCCAGCGTGCCGGAACGCAGTCCGCCCTCCTGCCCGCCGCCGTGCATCAGCGGCGCCGGCACGATGCCGTCGCGCAGCCACAGCGCGCCTATGCCCTTCGGCCCGTGGATCTTGTGCGCCGAGATCGCGACCAGGTCGCAGGCCTCGACCGGCAGCGGCACCCGGCCATAGCCCTGCACCGCATCGCAGATCATCACCGCCCCCGCCGCCCGCGCCAGCGCGCCGAGTTCGGCGATCGGCTGGATCGTGCCGATCTCGTTGTTGACCAGCATCGCCGCGACCAGCGCGGTATCGCCGTCGATCATTGCGCGCGCGGCATCGAGATCGACGATCCCGTCGCGCGTCACCGTCAGGATGACCACCTCATGCCCCTGCCGGCCCAGCCAGGCGACCGTATCGAGCACCGCGGCATGTTCGATCGCGGTGGTGACGATACGGCGACGCGGGCTGGCTTCGGCCCCGATTGTCTCCACGATGCCCTTGATCGCCCAGTTGAGCGCCTCGGTGGCGCCGCCGGTGAACAGCAGTCGCCCGCCGGGGCCGAACGGTGCCGCGATCCGGTCGCGCGCATACTCCACCGCCGCCCGCGCGGCGCGGCCCATGCGATGCGGCGAATGGGGATTGCCGAAGCCCTCCTCCCACAGCGGCCGCATCGCGGCGAGCGCCTCGGGGGCGAGCGGCGTGGTCGCCTGATAATCGAGATAGATCATGCCGCGCGGGACCGGGCATCGGCGGCGATCGCCCGCCACTGGTCGGCGAAGCGCCAGACGTCTTCGCGCCGCGTGGTGCGGCCGAAGCTCACCCGGATCACCTCGGACGCCGCCTGCGGGTCCAGGCCCATCGCGGCGAGGACGTGGCTGGGCTTGAGACTGCCCGACGAGCAGGCGCTGCCCGCCGACACCGCGAAGCCGGCGCTGTCGAAGCGGATCAGCTGCGCCGCCGCTGCCATGCCCGGCATCCGGTAGGAGGCGATGGTCGGCAGCCGCGGCGCGCCGCGCGCGACGATCTCGCCGCCCTCCTCCTCGATCACGCCATCCAGGTGCGCGCGCAATTCGGTGACCCGCTCCATCCAGCCCGGCCCTTCCGCCAGCGCTGCCGCCATGCCGGCGATCGACGGCATATCCTCGGTGCCGCCGCGATAGCCCTGTTCCTGCCCGCCGGACGGCGCCAGCGTCGCCAGATCGCGCACCAGCAGCGCACCGACGCCCGGCGGCCCGCCGAATTTGTGCGCCGAGAAGGCCAGGAAATCGGCATCCGGCAGCGTCATCTTGCCGACCGCCTGGGTGGCATCGCACAGCCACAGCCCGCCGGCCTGGCGCACCGTCTCGCCGATCATCCGGGCGGGCTGGATCACGCCGGTCTCGCTGTTGACCAGCTGCACCGCGACCAGCGGCGCATGGCCGGGCCGTTCGCCGGCCTGTTCGAGCGCCAGCGCGAGCCCGACATCGGTGACGCGCCCGTCGCTCCCCACCGGCAACGCGATCGCCCCCTCGCTCACCCGGCGCACCGCGTCATGCTCGACCGTCGAGACGATCCGGCGTGCCGTTTTCGCCCGCGCCATCACCATGGCGATGCCCTCGCTCGCGCCGCTGGTGAACAGGATCGCGCCGCGCCAGCCCAGCGCTTCGGCGATCCGCACCCGCGCCGCCTCCAGCGCGGCACGCGCCGCCCGGCCCTCGGCATGGGGCGAGGACGGGTTCGCCCAATGCCCATAGGCCTCCATCATCGCGGCACGGGCGACGGGGCGCAGCGGGGTGGTCGCGGCATGATCGAGATAGACGCGGGGTGGCATCTGCGGGGAACGGCTCCAGATTCGTTGCTTTGACAAGCCCCCTTTCTATATAGGACGCGGTTCGCGCGGCCAGTGCCGCCCCCTCAGGTTCGTCAGGTCCCATGCCCGAAGTCATCTTTCCCGGCCCCGAAGGCCGCCTCGAAGGTCGTTTCACCCCCGGTCCGCGTCCGCGCGCACCCGTCGCGCTGATCCTCCATCCGCACCCGCAGGCGGGTGGCACGATGAACAACGCGATCGTCCAGGCCCTGTTCAAGACCTATGTGCGCCGCGGCTTCGCCACGTTGCGCTTCAATTTCCGTGGCGTCGGCAAGTCGCAGGGCGTGTTCGACAATGGCATCGGCGAGCTGTCCGATGCGGCGAGCGCGCTCGACTGGGTGCAGTCGATCCACCCGGAAGCCTCGCAGACCTGGATCGCCGGCTACAGCTTCGGCGCCTGGATCGGCATGCAGCTGCTGATGCGCCGCCCGGAAGTGCGCGGCTTCATCTCGATCGCACCGCCGGCGAGCATGTATGATTTCAGCTTCCTCGCCCCCTGCCCGTCGTCCGGCATCCTGATCCAGGGCGACGCCGACGAGGTGGCGACACCGGCCGCGACCCAGAAGCTGGTCGACAAGCTGCGCACCCAGAAGCACATCACCATCCACCACGACACCATCCCGCAGGCGAACCATTTCTTCGCGAACGAGATGGAGCCGCTGATGAAGTCGGTGGACGGCTATCTGGACATGCGGCTGAAGTGAGGCCGCAACCCGTTCGGGCTCGGCCTGAACGGGTTTCCCCTGTCAGGATCGGGGCCGGACCTGCGCTGCGCGTCGCGCTGCGTAGGTCCGGCCCCCGTTCATCCCGAGCGACGTCGAGGGACATCGTGCGAGTACGGCGTCTCAAGCAGGTGCCTCGACTTCGCTCGGCACGAACGGTTCCAGTTGCACGCGTGCGCCTCTAACTCGCCAGCCGGCGGAAGGTCGCCGGATCGACATTGCCGCCCGAGACCAGCAGCACGGTGCCGGCCAGCGACACCTTGCCCGCCAGCGCCGCCGCCAGCGCCACCGCGCCGCCCGGCTCCGCCACGATCTTGAGCCGCTCGAAGGCGAAGCGCATCGCCTCTGCCACCTCGGCCTCGCTCACCGCCACCCCGGTCGCACCGCGCCCTTTCAGGATATCGAAAGTCAGCGGCGCCACCCGCAGCGTCTGGAGCGCATCGCAGGATGTCGCCGGCGGGTCGGGCTGGACCGGCACGATCTCGCCCCGGCGCAGCGATTCGCCCATATCGTCCCAGCCCTCCGGCTCGGCCACGATGATGTCGGCATCGGGCGCCCCCAGCGCGATGCCGGACGACAGCCCGCCGCCGCCACAGCAGACCGCGATCCGCTCGACATCCCGCCCGGTCTGCGCGCGATATTGCGCGGCGATCTCCAGCCCCGCCGTACCCTGCCCTTCCACGATCCAGGGATCGTCGAAGCTCGGCACCAGCACCGCGCCGCGTTCCTGCGCGACCCGCGCGGCGATCGCCTCACGGCTTTCGGTCAGCCGGTCATAGAACAGGATCTCGGCGCCCGCGGCCTGCGTGCCCGCTACCTTGGCGGCCGGCGCGTCGGCCGGCATCACGATCAGCGCCGGCATCCCCAGTCGCTGCGCCGCCCACGCCACGCCCTGGGCATGATTGCCCGACGAGAAGGCGACGACCCCCGCCGCGCGCCCTTCCGCCGGGATCGACGACAATCGCCACCACGCCCCGCGCAATTTGAAGCTGCCGGTGCGCTGAAGGCATTCGGCCTTGATATGGACCGGTTCACCCCGGATCTCGGTTGAAATCAGGGGCGTCAGAACCCCTATTCCGGTCAGGGCATGCGCTGCGGCGCGGATACCCGAAAGAGTCGGCGACCGATCCGTTAACGGATGGGGTGATTCGGCGGCAAAAATGGCTGTTCTCCGCGGTTTCCCATGGGCCTTTACAGGGGGGGCAGCGATACGTATATCGCACTCCCTCGCTGCCCCATGGGACTTCCAACCGCAAGGCAGCAATTGCTCTGTAACTGCTCCTGGAGGTCCCTTGAATTGCACAAGCATCATAGCGCGCTGGGGGTAGCTGCGGCCCTTCGACCGGTTCAGTCGGTCACGCTCGTTCGTCCGCATGCCGCAGAGCGTGCCGCCCGCTTCTTTTCGGAGAAGTTTCCGGGACGGTCGCTCTATGCGGTGAAGGCGAACCCGTCTCCCGATCTGCTGCTCACTTTGTGGGAAGGCGGCATCACGCATTATGACGTCGCCTCGATCGCCGAGGTCCGTCTGGTCGCGCGGACGTTGCCGGAAGCGACGCTCTGCTTCATGCATCCGGTGAAGGCGGAAGAGGCCATCGCCGAGGCCTATTTCACCCATGGCGTCCGCACCTTCTCGCTGGATAGCCACGAGGAGCTCGACAAGATCGTGCGCGCCACCAAGGGTGCGACCGACCTGACCCTGTGCGTGCGCCTGCGCGTGTCGTCGGATCATTCCAAACTCAGCCTCGCGTCGAAGTTCGGCGTCGATCTGGCCGATGCCGCCTCGCTGCTGATGGCGACCCGCCAGGTCGCCGACGCGCTCGGCATCTGCTTCCACGTCGGTTCGCAGGCGATGAGCCCGCAGGCCTATTCGGATGCGATGGCGCGCGTGCGTGCCGCGATCGTCTCGGCGTCGGTCACCGTGGACGTCATCGACGTC
This genomic window from Sphingomonas abietis contains:
- a CDS encoding type III PLP-dependent enzyme, which translates into the protein MHKHHSALGVAAALRPVQSVTLVRPHAAERAARFFSEKFPGRSLYAVKANPSPDLLLTLWEGGITHYDVASIAEVRLVARTLPEATLCFMHPVKAEEAIAEAYFTHGVRTFSLDSHEELDKIVRATKGATDLTLCVRLRVSSDHSKLSLASKFGVDLADAASLLMATRQVADALGICFHVGSQAMSPQAYSDAMARVRAAIVSASVTVDVIDVGGGFPSAYPGMTPPPLEQYFRTIHEAFESLPVSYSAELWCEPGRALSAEYASLLVRVERRRGDELYINDGAYGALFDAAHIGWRFPVALLREPESHAKDVGFSFYGPTCDDMDRMAGPFELPADTRVGDFIEIGMLGAYGCAMRTAFNGFTNGDTVIVDDEPMASLYTETVRPAEVAGRVIKL
- a CDS encoding cysteine desulfurase family protein, encoding MPPRVYLDHAATTPLRPVARAAMMEAYGHWANPSSPHAEGRAARAALEAARVRIAEALGWRGAILFTSGASEGIAMVMARAKTARRIVSTVEHDAVRRVSEGAIALPVGSDGRVTDVGLALALEQAGERPGHAPLVAVQLVNSETGVIQPARMIGETVRQAGGLWLCDATQAVGKMTLPDADFLAFSAHKFGGPPGVGALLVRDLATLAPSGGQEQGYRGGTEDMPSIAGMAAALAEGPGWMERVTELRAHLDGVIEEEGGEIVARGAPRLPTIASYRMPGMAAAAQLIRFDSAGFAVSAGSACSSGSLKPSHVLAAMGLDPQAASEVIRVSFGRTTRREDVWRFADQWRAIAADARSRAA
- a CDS encoding DNA polymerase III subunit gamma/tau, which gives rise to MARSATRLAAMTESAPYRVLARKYRPQRFDQLIGQDAMVQTLGNAIRRGRLAHAFLMTGVRGVGKTSTARLIAKALNCIGEDGQGGPTIDPCGVCEPCKAIAEGRHIDVVEMDAASHTGVDDVREIIEAVRYAAVSARYKIYIIDEVHMLSKNAFNALLKTLEEPPAHVKFLFATTEVNKVPITVLSRCQRFDLRRISAELLAQHFAHVVEAEEVAAEPEALALIARAAEGSARDGLSILDQAIAHAGAEASGVSAAQVREMLGLSDRGAVRRLFALLLSGDAPAVLAALAEQHVLGVEPAALFRGLLEAVHGITRAKAGGVPDPAQSVEERQALDAWAGKLGHATLHRLWQLLLKGLSEVETTAMPMEAAEMALLRVVHASSLPDPGELLRRLQSGEPMPALDAAPPVAPAAGGSGPSASVVAVAPAPPVVRAPESFAALVEAVSGRHAHLAQQLHDYASVIRYAPPELELCPRRPIDGHVAKALDDIAPIGWKVVMSDQPGAPTLREQELAAKADEDRAIRESPVVAAVFAAFPGAELIEDDQRSIA
- a CDS encoding SDR family oxidoreductase, producing MQRLNNKTCVVTGAARGIGRAIAARFHDEGAIVTDIDEATGAATAAEIGCRFEPLDVREEDHWVRLAGVVPVADVVVNNAGVTGFETGMTPHDPEHASLADWREVHRVNLDGTFLGCRYAIGAMKNAGNGSIINISSRSGLVGIPGAAAYASSKAAIRNHSKTVALYCAQQGWRIRCNSIHPAAILTPIWEPMLGTGPDRDAKVQALVADTPLKRFGMPDEVAAIAVTLASDEATYVTGTEVNIDGGLLAGSAASPG
- a CDS encoding YbaB/EbfC family nucleoid-associated protein; translated protein: MNIEELMKAAQNVQDQLSKAQDTLDQVQVEGAAGGGLVKVQATAKGRVTGIDIDESLLNPSEKQMLEDLIAAAFNDARTKADVVSQQEMGKMTAGMPLPPGFKLPF
- a CDS encoding 2Fe-2S iron-sulfur cluster-binding protein, coding for MTRVRFLDAAGDLSAEVEAPAGERLLDVAQAADQPLEGTCEGQMACSTCHVVVAAEDFAQLPPASEMEEDLLDLAAHVTRTSRLACQIWLTDALGSLTVRMPGAARNMTGR
- a CDS encoding GFA family protein, whose amino-acid sequence is MTRRIASCSCGALTVACEGEPVRVSVCHCLHCQRRSGSSFAAQARFDEAHVAFAGPWREWVRTNDDGGHARHRFCPDCGSTVAYTLDRDPGVVAIAIGAFADPAFPAPEYSVYEERKHRWVATLGESIDHFD
- a CDS encoding threonine ammonia-lyase — protein: MRAAAHALTGIGVLTPLISTEIRGEPVHIKAECLQRTGSFKLRGAWWRLSSIPAEGRAAGVVAFSSGNHAQGVAWAAQRLGMPALIVMPADAPAAKVAGTQAAGAEILFYDRLTESREAIAARVAQERGAVLVPSFDDPWIVEGQGTAGLEIAAQYRAQTGRDVERIAVCCGGGGLSSGIALGAPDADIIVAEPEGWDDMGESLRRGEIVPVQPDPPATSCDALQTLRVAPLTFDILKGRGATGVAVSEAEVAEAMRFAFERLKIVAEPGGAVALAAALAGKVSLAGTVLLVSGGNVDPATFRRLAS
- a CDS encoding cysteine desulfurase family protein; this encodes MIYLDYQATTPLAPEALAAMRPLWEEGFGNPHSPHRMGRAARAAVEYARDRIAAPFGPGGRLLFTGGATEALNWAIKGIVETIGAEASPRRRIVTTAIEHAAVLDTVAWLGRQGHEVVILTVTRDGIVDLDAARAMIDGDTALVAAMLVNNEIGTIQPIAELGALARAAGAVMICDAVQGYGRVPLPVEACDLVAISAHKIHGPKGIGALWLRDGIVPAPLMHGGGQEGGLRSGTLAPALCAGFGAAAALAFDRIAADAAHVETLWHQARGLLDGWMLNGSADQRWHGNLNVRREGLDVSRLMADLRDIAFSAGSACASGSGRPSHVLEAIGLASAEARSSIRLGFGRYTTSGEIETAMTMICEAADRQRALP
- a CDS encoding class I SAM-dependent methyltransferase; this encodes MKPRHLLLATLATLMLPAATLSTPPLYLAAVSDPGRPAADKARDADRKPADMLAFAKVRPGQTVVDYIPSKGYFTRLFSAAVGPKGKVYAVTPQLMLDLFAKGGHPAPPSVTTEPGRGNVQDAVAKDGSLGVPDATVDLVWTAQNYHDIHIFAGADGAAQLNKAAFAALKPGGLYVVLDHAAQPGLDDAGMKTLHRIDEALVKKEVLAAGFVADGESDALRNPADPHSANVFDPSIRGKTDQFILRFRKPK
- the mtgA gene encoding monofunctional biosynthetic peptidoglycan transglycosylase, whose amino-acid sequence is MDGAPVSTSPAPPRRRVTLGRLVRWLFKALLWFVGLSVLWVAIYRFVPPPVTVTMLTNALDGRGISKDWMPLARIDPNMARAAIGAEDSRFCYHHGFDFTAIQKAMAHNEDSKRIRGGSTISQQTAKNVFLWQGRSYVRKGLEAWFTVLIEAIWGKHRIMEMYLNVAETGIGTYGVNAGSMRYFHHDASHMSATEAARIAAILPLPKVRGAVAPVGYVRRYGNRIAARIATVRSGGYDSCLR
- a CDS encoding alpha/beta hydrolase, which encodes MPEVIFPGPEGRLEGRFTPGPRPRAPVALILHPHPQAGGTMNNAIVQALFKTYVRRGFATLRFNFRGVGKSQGVFDNGIGELSDAASALDWVQSIHPEASQTWIAGYSFGAWIGMQLLMRRPEVRGFISIAPPASMYDFSFLAPCPSSGILIQGDADEVATPAATQKLVDKLRTQKHITIHHDTIPQANHFFANEMEPLMKSVDGYLDMRLK